DNA from Nocardioides seonyuensis:
ACCGCACCCTCTACGTCACCGGCGAGGAGTCCGCCAGCCAGGTGCGGCTGCGCGCCGACCGCACCGGTGGGGTCCACGACGACCTCTTCCTCGCCGCCGAGACCGACCTCGGCGCAGTGCTGACACACATCGAGGAGGTGCGCCCCACCCTGCTGGTCGTCGACTCGATCCAGACCATCGGCGCCTCCGGCATCGAGGGTGTGCCGGGCGGTGTCACCCAGGTCAAGGAGGTCGCGGCCGCGCTCATCAGGGTCGCCAAGCTGCGCAACATCACCACGGTCATCGTCGGACACGTCACCAAGGACGGATCGATCGCCGGCCCGCGCGTGCTGGAGCACCTCGTCGACGTGGTGCTCCACTTCGAGGGTGACCGCAACTCCCGCTTCCGCATGGTGCGCGCGATGAAGAACCGCTTCGGCCCCGTTGACGAGGTCGGCTGCTTCGACCTCTCCTCCGACGGCATCGCCGCCGTCACCGACCCGACGGGCCTGTTCATCGAGCACCACGCCCAGGAGGTCGCCGGCACCTGCGTGGCGGTGACCATGGAGGGCAGGCGCCCCCTGCTCGCCGAGGTGCAGGCGCTCGTCTCGCCGGCGCCGCTCGACCGCCCCCGCCGCACTGTCTCGGGCGTCGACGGCTCCCGCGTCGACCTGGTCCTCGCCGTGCTCTTCCGCCACTGCGCGCTGCCGCTCCAGTCCTACGACGTCTTCGCCGCGACGGTGGGCGGGGCCAGGCTGCAGGATCCCGCCGCCGACCTCGCCCTGGCCGTGGCCCTGGCCAGCTCCCACCTGGGCGTGCCAGCGCCGCGCGGCGCCATCGCGATCGGCGAGATCGGGCTGGCCGGTGAGCTGCGCAGGGTCCGCGACCTGCCGCAGCGCGTCGCCGAGGCCGCACGGCTGGGGTTCAAGGTTGCCGTCGTGCCTCGCGACCGCTCCTCGCACGATCCGGGGCAGGCGCGTTCACGCTTCGTCGACGGGCTCGAGGTCATCGAGGTCGACGACGTCCACAGTGCCCTGCTGACCCTCAGACTCACGCGCGGCCGCTGATTCACCCCTAGACTCACTAACCGCGAGGCACTGCCACGCGGCAAGGCCCACGAAACGACCCTGGGGGAGAAGTGCCAGAGCGGACCGACGACCAGCTGCGCCTGCGCGCCACGCTGGCCTCGATCGCCCCGGGGACCGCCCTGCGTGACGGCCTCGAGCGCATCCTGCGCGGCCGCACCGGCGCACTCATCGTCATCGGCCAGGACAAGGCCCTCGACTCGATCGCGACCGGCGGCTTCACCCTCGACGTGCCGTTCACCGCCACCGGGCTGCGAGAGCTGGCCAAGATGGACGGCGGGATCATCGTCGACAAGGACATCACCCGGATCCACCGCGCCGCCGTCCACCTCATGCCGGACCACACGATCCCCTCGGAGGAGACCGGCACGCGTCACCGCACCGCCGAGCGGGTCGCCAAGCAGACCGGCTTCCCGGTGATCTCGGTGTCGCAGTCGATGCAGATCATCGCCGCCTACGTCGGCGACATCCGCCACGTCCTCGAGGAGTCCGGGCTCATCCTCTCCCGCGCCAACCAGGCGCTGGCCACCCTCGAGCGCTACAAGCTGCGCCTCGACGAGGTCGCCGCCACCCTCTCCGCCCTCGAGATCGAGGACCTCGTCACCGTCCGCGACGTCGCGGTCGTGGCACAGCGGCTCGAGATGGTCACCCGGATCGCTCGCGAGATCGAGGACTACGTCCTCGAGCTCGGCACCGACGGGCGCCTCCTCTCGCTCCAGCTCGAGGAGCTCATCACCGGCGTCGACGCCGAGCGCGAGCTCGTCGTACGCGACTATCTCCCCACCGGCAAGAAGCGCCAGGCCAAGCCCGAGGCTCTGCTCTCCGAGCTCGAGGCGCTCTCCCCCACCGACCTCGTCGACCCCGGCTCCGTCGCGCGGGCGATCGGGCTCGGCACCGGCGAGCACCTCGACGGCGCCGTCGCGCCGCGCGGCTACCGCCTCCTCGCCAAGGTCCCCCGGCTGCCCAGCACCGTGGTCGACCGCCTCGTCGAGCACTTCGGCGGCCTCCAGCAGCTGCTCTCCGCCGGGATCGACGACCTGCAGGCTGTCGACGGCGTCGGCGAGCTCCGCGCGCGGAGCGTTCGTGAAGGTCTGTCGAGGCTGGCCGAGTCGAGCATCACCGAGCGCTACATCTGAGAGCACGCAGGTTTCTCGGCTCGTCGCCGGTGCTCCTCGCACCTCAACCAGCGAGCCCTGCCGACGCGCGCTCAGCCGTCGGAGTTGCCGCCGCCGTCGTCGCCGGCGCGGTGCTCGCGGCGCTCGCCACGCTTGCCCTTCTTGGGCTTCGGCTCGACGGTCTTCGTCACGACCGGCGCCGACGGCGCGACCAGCTCGAACTGGACGTCCGTCGGCTCACCGGCCAGGGCCGCCGCCTCGATGTGGTACCAGCCCGGCATGGCCCATTCCGCGCTCGGGGAGGAACAGCCCTCCTCGGATCGGCGGGCGTTCCAGGTCACGGTGACCAGAGCGTCCACGGCCCGACGCACAACGACATCGCTGGCCGCGATCGAGGTGGGGCACTCGCGAAGGCTCCAGATGTGGTCGCTGCCCGAGGTGATCGTCACGGCCATGGTGTCGGCGGACGCCTGCCAGGTGCAGGCCTCGGTCTCCTGGGTGCGAACGTTGAGCGTGATGGGGACGTCGGCACCACCGGCGGCCGTGGTGAGGGTGGGCGTGATCACGATGTCGTCGTGCGTGCACGGACCAGTCGGCTCTGCAAGAACCGGCTCGGGAGGCGGCGCGGGCTTGGCCTTCTTCCTGCCCTTGCGCCCGGTCGCCGCGGCCGGCGCCGTGGGCCCGGCGAGAGAGGGCGCGCTCGACCCGGCCGACGGGGTCGTGGGAGCTGAGGCTCGGGTCGCCTGCTCGGGGTCCTTGCCGTCCGCCGAGCCGCCGAGCACCCGCGCCAGCACGACGACGAGCACGAGCGGGATCCCCAGCACGATCGCACGCCGGACCCAGTAGACCCGGGCCGGAAGCGGCCCGCGAGGGCGAGCGGACGGCGACATGTCGCCACGATAGGCAGCCGAAGGCACCACCTGGCTGAGGCGCACCGACCGACTTCAGCATCATGTCGGCAGTTGGGGCTGCAGTCCGGGCAATCCGCGCTCACGACGGGAGCCGATGCGGCGAGCTGCCGCCATGGTGCTGGGATGGAGGCGTGAACGCCCTGCTCGATCCGATCCTGCGGTGGTACGACGCCCACGCGCGCGACCTGCCCTGGCGCCGACCCGAGGCGTCCGCCTGGTCGGTCATGGTCTCGGAGTTCATGCTGCAGCAGACCCCGGTCGCGCGGGTCCTCCCGGTCCACGCGGCCTGGCTCGAGCGCTGGCCGTCCCCGGCCGACCTGGCGGCGGAGACGACCGGCGAGGCGGTGCGCCTGTGGGGACGGCTGGGCTACCCGCGCCGCGCCCTGCGGCTGCATGCCGCAGCCACCGCGATCGTGGCGGACCATGACGGCGAGGTGCCGTCGTCGTACGACGCGCTGCGCGAGCTGCCCGGCGTC
Protein-coding regions in this window:
- the radA gene encoding DNA repair protein RadA codes for the protein MSKQAKVRSTYRCSECGWETGKWVGRCGECQAWGSVAEAGTPTLRTAAAPVSSPAVPIGQVSVTESIARSSGVPELDRVLGGGLVPGAAILLAGEPGVGKSTLLLEVAAQTARVHHRTLYVTGEESASQVRLRADRTGGVHDDLFLAAETDLGAVLTHIEEVRPTLLVVDSIQTIGASGIEGVPGGVTQVKEVAAALIRVAKLRNITTVIVGHVTKDGSIAGPRVLEHLVDVVLHFEGDRNSRFRMVRAMKNRFGPVDEVGCFDLSSDGIAAVTDPTGLFIEHHAQEVAGTCVAVTMEGRRPLLAEVQALVSPAPLDRPRRTVSGVDGSRVDLVLAVLFRHCALPLQSYDVFAATVGGARLQDPAADLALAVALASSHLGVPAPRGAIAIGEIGLAGELRRVRDLPQRVAEAARLGFKVAVVPRDRSSHDPGQARSRFVDGLEVIEVDDVHSALLTLRLTRGR
- the disA gene encoding DNA integrity scanning diadenylate cyclase DisA: MPERTDDQLRLRATLASIAPGTALRDGLERILRGRTGALIVIGQDKALDSIATGGFTLDVPFTATGLRELAKMDGGIIVDKDITRIHRAAVHLMPDHTIPSEETGTRHRTAERVAKQTGFPVISVSQSMQIIAAYVGDIRHVLEESGLILSRANQALATLERYKLRLDEVAATLSALEIEDLVTVRDVAVVAQRLEMVTRIAREIEDYVLELGTDGRLLSLQLEELITGVDAERELVVRDYLPTGKKRQAKPEALLSELEALSPTDLVDPGSVARAIGLGTGEHLDGAVAPRGYRLLAKVPRLPSTVVDRLVEHFGGLQQLLSAGIDDLQAVDGVGELRARSVREGLSRLAESSITERYI